One genomic window of Paraburkholderia phytofirmans PsJN includes the following:
- a CDS encoding malate/lactate/ureidoglycolate dehydrogenase, producing the protein MTDNSTAQPVTPRIPADQLHAYVRAIWEQAGSTPREAELVADHLVAANLTGHDSHGVGMIPRYVASLADGELQLNLHADVVKDAGAVLTVEGGRGFGQVVAFEAMEQGIERAKRLGICAVGLRGAHHIGRIGHWAEQCARAGLVSFHFVNVAGDPLVAPFGGADRRIGTNPFCAAYPRPGKPPLVLDFATSTVAYGKTRVAYNQGKQVQPGALIDHEGRATLEPKVMHEAPFGSLTPFGGHKGFGLAAMCEIFGGALSGGFTTHSTTLGTTNAIINCMLSVIIDPAAFDAPDAQAEADAFIDWVKASPLAAGADRIYEPGEPERVTRAQREAEGIPVDAATWAQILAAALAVGMSAEEAGRWSARLQ; encoded by the coding sequence ATGACCGATAACTCGACCGCTCAACCCGTCACGCCCCGGATTCCGGCCGATCAACTGCACGCCTATGTGAGGGCGATCTGGGAACAGGCGGGCAGCACGCCGCGCGAAGCGGAACTGGTCGCCGATCATCTGGTGGCGGCGAATCTGACGGGGCATGACTCGCATGGCGTGGGGATGATTCCGCGCTATGTGGCGTCGCTCGCCGACGGCGAACTTCAACTGAACCTGCACGCCGATGTGGTGAAAGACGCGGGCGCCGTGCTGACCGTCGAAGGCGGCAGAGGCTTCGGGCAGGTGGTGGCGTTCGAAGCCATGGAGCAGGGCATCGAGCGCGCCAAACGCCTCGGCATCTGCGCGGTCGGATTGCGCGGCGCGCATCACATCGGGCGCATCGGGCATTGGGCGGAACAGTGCGCGCGGGCGGGTCTCGTGTCGTTCCACTTCGTCAACGTGGCGGGCGATCCACTCGTCGCGCCGTTCGGCGGTGCGGACCGGCGCATCGGCACGAATCCGTTTTGCGCGGCTTATCCGCGGCCCGGCAAGCCGCCGCTCGTGCTCGATTTCGCGACCAGCACGGTGGCCTATGGCAAAACGCGCGTTGCCTACAACCAGGGCAAGCAGGTGCAACCGGGCGCACTGATCGATCATGAGGGCCGCGCCACGCTCGAACCCAAAGTCATGCACGAAGCGCCATTCGGTTCGCTGACGCCGTTCGGCGGACATAAGGGCTTCGGACTCGCAGCCATGTGCGAGATCTTCGGCGGCGCGCTGTCGGGCGGCTTCACCACGCACTCCACCACGCTCGGCACGACCAACGCGATCATCAACTGCATGTTGTCGGTGATCATCGATCCGGCCGCGTTCGACGCGCCCGATGCGCAAGCCGAAGCCGATGCGTTCATTGACTGGGTGAAGGCCTCGCCGCTCGCAGCAGGCGCCGACCGTATCTATGAGCCTGGCGAACCCGAGCGCGTGACGCGCGCGCAGCGCGAGGCCGAGGGCATTCCCGTGGATGCGGCCACATGGGCACAGATTCTCGCCGCGGCGCTCGCCGTCGGCATGAGCGCGGAAGAAGCCGGCCGCTGGTCCGCGCGATTGCAATAG
- a CDS encoding crotonase/enoyl-CoA hydratase family protein produces the protein MNLHNHHACRPFLEAGNLSQISAYYEEGRNVMWMMLRAQPRPCFNLDLVHDILELAQAARESGLPIDFWVTGSLIPTMYNVGGDLDFFADAIRAGKRQALMSYARACVDCVHAASRGFDTGAISIAMVEGTALGGGFEAALAHHFLLAQSDARMGFPEIAFNLFPGMGGYSLVARKAGMRLAEELIGVGESHTAEWHYGKGLVDQLFEPGEAYMATRTFIDTLKPKMNGIRAMLRARQRVLQLSRAELMEITEDWVDAAFTIEEKDLAFMERLVMLQNRRTSNLRQTASAANFA, from the coding sequence ATGAATCTGCATAACCATCACGCCTGCCGTCCGTTCCTCGAAGCCGGCAACCTTTCGCAAATTTCGGCTTACTACGAAGAAGGCCGCAACGTCATGTGGATGATGTTGCGGGCGCAGCCGCGTCCCTGTTTCAATCTCGATCTGGTGCATGACATCCTGGAACTCGCGCAGGCAGCACGAGAGTCGGGATTGCCGATCGATTTCTGGGTCACCGGTTCGTTGATTCCGACCATGTACAACGTCGGCGGCGATCTGGACTTCTTCGCGGACGCGATTCGCGCCGGCAAGCGGCAGGCGCTGATGTCCTATGCGCGGGCCTGTGTGGATTGCGTGCACGCGGCGTCACGGGGATTCGACACGGGGGCGATCTCGATCGCGATGGTGGAGGGCACGGCACTCGGTGGGGGCTTCGAGGCCGCGCTCGCGCATCACTTTCTGCTCGCGCAGAGCGACGCACGCATGGGCTTCCCGGAGATCGCGTTCAATCTGTTCCCGGGCATGGGCGGTTATTCACTGGTGGCGCGCAAGGCCGGCATGCGGCTCGCGGAGGAGCTGATCGGGGTCGGCGAATCGCATACGGCCGAATGGCACTACGGCAAGGGTCTGGTCGACCAACTGTTCGAACCCGGCGAAGCCTATATGGCGACCCGCACTTTCATCGACACGCTCAAGCCGAAAATGAACGGTATTCGGGCGATGCTGCGGGCGCGCCAGCGCGTGCTGCAACTCTCGCGCGCCGAGTTGATGGAAATCACCGAGGATTGGGTCGACGCGGCCTTCACGATCGAGGAGAAGGATCTCGCCTTCATGGAGCGGCTGGTGATGCTGCAGAACCGTCGTACCTCGAACCTGCGTCAGACGGCCAGTGCGGCCAATTTCGCCTGA